The following proteins are encoded in a genomic region of Amycolatopsis sulphurea:
- a CDS encoding type II secretion system F family protein: MLWPDTPAPRNWAPARWKRPAVRPAVWHAAAVVVGGLSVAVVAGIPVGLVAGAGGWWLLRRSRRARAPDDVAARLRSAAVLDLLAACLRTGMPIPVALEAVANGAPEETGKALRSTASLLALGADPVPAWAPVRARPGFAELAMAAARTARSGTALAATADDLARRLRDGLGTEAEERAERAGVALALPVGLCFLPAFFALGVLPVVLGLAERIGGLL; the protein is encoded by the coding sequence ATGCTGTGGCCGGATACTCCGGCTCCGCGCAATTGGGCTCCCGCCCGGTGGAAACGGCCGGCTGTGCGGCCGGCCGTATGGCACGCCGCGGCGGTGGTCGTCGGCGGCTTGTCGGTCGCGGTCGTGGCCGGAATTCCGGTCGGGCTCGTCGCCGGGGCGGGCGGCTGGTGGCTGCTCCGGCGGTCGCGGCGCGCCCGAGCACCGGACGATGTCGCCGCACGGCTCCGTTCCGCGGCGGTGCTCGACCTGCTCGCTGCTTGCCTGCGTACGGGGATGCCGATTCCGGTAGCGCTCGAAGCCGTGGCGAACGGCGCCCCGGAAGAGACCGGAAAGGCTCTGCGTTCGACAGCGAGCCTGCTCGCGCTCGGCGCCGATCCGGTACCTGCGTGGGCTCCCGTGCGAGCGCGGCCCGGTTTCGCCGAACTGGCCATGGCCGCTGCCCGCACTGCCCGGTCCGGCACAGCGCTTGCCGCGACCGCGGATGACCTGGCCCGGCGCCTGCGCGACGGGTTGGGCACCGAGGCCGAGGAACGCGCCGAACGGGCGGGGGTCGCCCTCGCCCTGCCGGTCGGATTGTGCTTCCTGCCCGCGTTCTTCGCCCTCGGTGTGCTGCCGGTCGTGCTCGGACTCGCCGAGCGGATCGGCGGCCTGCTGTGA
- a CDS encoding DUF4244 domain-containing protein, whose amino-acid sequence MRFLPGDEGTTTAEYAIGTVAAASFAVALYLLLTGDTISKSLSELVQRALTLAG is encoded by the coding sequence ATGCGGTTCCTGCCCGGAGACGAGGGCACCACCACTGCCGAATACGCGATCGGCACGGTGGCGGCGGCGTCCTTCGCCGTCGCCCTCTACCTCCTGCTCACCGGAGACACGATCTCCAAGTCACTGTCGGAGCTCGTGCAACGGGCACTGACCTTGGCCGGCTGA
- a CDS encoding TadE family type IV pilus minor pilin — MTGRRRDGGFVTVEAALCLGALAAVLAILLAGTTAVAGHLRCLDAAREAARLTAAGQPGAADAVVRTIAPHGARLTVHRSGDGLTAEVTTDALAALQLSASAYAIAEPGVAP; from the coding sequence ATGACCGGTCGTCGCCGGGACGGTGGTTTCGTCACGGTGGAAGCCGCCCTGTGCTTGGGCGCACTCGCCGCCGTACTGGCGATCCTGTTGGCCGGAACGACCGCGGTGGCCGGGCACCTGCGTTGCCTCGATGCGGCAAGAGAGGCTGCCCGGCTCACTGCGGCTGGTCAACCGGGTGCAGCCGATGCCGTCGTGCGGACCATCGCACCGCACGGTGCTCGGCTGACCGTCCACCGCTCCGGCGACGGCCTCACCGCCGAGGTCACCACTGATGCGCTGGCCGCACTTCAGTTGAGTGCCAGCGCGTACGCCATTGCGGAACCGGGGGTGGCGCCGTGA
- a CDS encoding Rv3654c family TadE-like protein, giving the protein MSHSRDTGLATVWTALAAVALVGVTTLVWWIGVAITARHRVEAAADLGALAAAAHAADGPAAACSRAREVADQEKATVTSCRWHDRDAFIEVRSAVTPIPGLPPPTARARAGPVGLPP; this is encoded by the coding sequence GTGAGCCATTCTCGGGACACGGGCCTGGCCACCGTGTGGACGGCGCTCGCGGCAGTCGCGCTGGTCGGTGTCACGACGCTGGTCTGGTGGATCGGTGTCGCGATCACCGCCCGGCATCGCGTCGAAGCGGCGGCCGACCTCGGCGCGCTGGCTGCCGCCGCACACGCCGCCGACGGGCCGGCCGCAGCCTGCTCCCGCGCCCGCGAGGTGGCGGATCAGGAGAAGGCCACCGTGACCAGTTGCCGCTGGCACGATCGAGACGCCTTCATCGAGGTGCGGTCCGCAGTCACCCCGATACCCGGCCTGCCACCCCCGACCGCCCGTGCTCGGGCCGGTCCGGTCGGCTTGCCGCCCTGA